A genome region from Streptomyces xanthophaeus includes the following:
- a CDS encoding GntR family transcriptional regulator codes for MTAFAPDSLVLNRKLPLWYQVSQSLRASILGRTPDASLRLPTEEQLAGHYGVSVLTMRQALKELEGEGLISRHRRRGTFIEPGALRSTPVRLLGSVDAIVAQQSGDRTTILGHGRTAVSGELLEHFPDTAEVVTYRRLRHDRESGEPTNWAENAVLPEFAEAVDLADLERWPMTKVLRDVVGVRISRITDTVEARLADPETAELLQVPLLSPILHYTGVTYDEDGRVVDVARIRYRGDRFSFTVTVDAH; via the coding sequence GTGACCGCCTTCGCCCCCGACTCGCTGGTACTGAACCGGAAGCTGCCGCTCTGGTACCAGGTGTCGCAGTCACTGCGCGCCTCGATACTGGGGCGCACCCCGGACGCCTCGCTGCGCCTGCCCACCGAGGAGCAGCTGGCCGGACACTACGGGGTGAGCGTGCTGACCATGCGGCAGGCGCTCAAGGAGCTGGAGGGCGAGGGCCTGATCAGCCGGCACCGGCGGCGCGGCACCTTCATCGAGCCGGGCGCGCTGCGCAGCACCCCGGTCCGGCTGCTGGGCTCGGTCGACGCGATCGTGGCCCAGCAGTCGGGCGACCGCACGACGATCCTCGGGCACGGCCGCACGGCCGTGTCCGGGGAGCTGCTGGAGCACTTCCCGGACACGGCCGAGGTGGTCACGTACCGCCGCCTGCGCCACGACCGGGAGAGCGGCGAGCCGACGAACTGGGCGGAGAACGCCGTCCTCCCGGAGTTCGCCGAGGCGGTGGATCTCGCCGATCTCGAACGCTGGCCGATGACGAAGGTCCTGCGGGACGTCGTGGGGGTCCGCATCAGCCGGATCACGGACACGGTGGAGGCCCGGCTGGCCGACCCGGAGACGGCCGAGCTGCTCCAGGTGCCGTTGCTGAGCCCGATCCTGCACTACACGGGCGTCACGTACGACGAGGACGGCCGGGTGGTGGACGTGGCCCGGATCCGCTACCGGGGCGACCGGTTCTCCTTCACCGTGACGGTCGACGCGCACTGA
- the hmgA gene encoding homogentisate 1,2-dioxygenase has product MSEQARKTAEALEYLTGFGNEHSSEAVPGALPIGRNSPQRAPLGLYAEQLSGSAFTEPRTHNRRSWLYRIRPSAAHPPFTRIDNGALRSAPFTESVADPNRLRWNPLPDPAPGTDFLAGLWTLGGNGDAAQRAGMAIHLYAANADMTDRVFSDSDGELLIVPERGGLLLRTELGLLAARPGDMALIPRGVRFRVELLDADARGYICENYGQPFELPNLGPIGANGLAAARDFQAPVAAYEDSERPTEVINKFCGNLWATTYDHSPLDVVAWHGSHVPYVYDMRRFNVLGSISYDHPDPSIFTVLTSPSDTPGLAGVDFVVFAPRWLVGEDTFRPPYFHRNVMSEYMGLIEGAYDAKAEGFVPGGGSLHNMMSAHGPDHETFERASAAELKPQKIDDGLAFMFETRWPITATAQAAGADHLQRGYDDVWQGLQRHFRA; this is encoded by the coding sequence ATGAGCGAGCAGGCCAGGAAGACGGCAGAGGCACTGGAGTACCTCACCGGCTTCGGCAACGAGCACAGCTCGGAGGCCGTCCCCGGCGCACTGCCGATCGGCCGGAACTCGCCCCAGCGCGCACCCCTCGGCCTCTACGCCGAGCAGCTCAGCGGCAGCGCCTTCACCGAGCCCCGCACCCACAACCGGCGCTCCTGGCTCTACCGGATCCGCCCGTCGGCCGCGCACCCGCCCTTCACCCGGATCGACAACGGGGCCCTGCGTTCCGCGCCCTTCACCGAGTCCGTGGCGGACCCGAACCGGCTCCGCTGGAACCCGCTGCCCGACCCGGCCCCCGGCACCGACTTCCTCGCCGGCCTGTGGACCCTCGGCGGCAACGGCGACGCCGCCCAGCGCGCCGGCATGGCCATCCACCTCTACGCCGCCAACGCCGACATGACCGACCGGGTGTTCAGCGACTCCGACGGCGAGCTGCTGATCGTTCCCGAGCGCGGCGGACTGCTCCTGCGCACCGAGCTGGGCCTGCTCGCCGCCCGCCCGGGCGACATGGCCCTCATCCCCCGCGGCGTCCGCTTCCGCGTCGAGCTGCTCGACGCCGACGCCCGCGGCTACATCTGCGAGAACTACGGCCAGCCCTTCGAGCTGCCGAACCTGGGCCCGATCGGCGCCAACGGCCTCGCCGCCGCGCGGGACTTCCAGGCCCCCGTCGCCGCGTACGAGGACAGCGAGCGCCCCACCGAGGTGATCAACAAGTTCTGCGGCAACCTCTGGGCCACCACCTACGACCACTCGCCGCTCGACGTGGTCGCCTGGCACGGCAGCCACGTCCCGTACGTGTACGACATGCGCCGCTTCAACGTCCTGGGTTCGATCAGCTACGACCACCCCGACCCGTCGATCTTCACTGTGCTGACCTCGCCCTCCGACACCCCGGGGCTGGCGGGCGTGGACTTCGTGGTCTTCGCCCCGCGCTGGCTGGTCGGCGAGGACACCTTCCGTCCGCCCTACTTCCACCGCAACGTGATGAGCGAGTACATGGGCCTCATCGAGGGGGCCTACGACGCCAAGGCCGAGGGCTTCGTCCCCGGCGGCGGCTCGCTCCACAACATGATGTCCGCGCACGGACCCGACCACGAGACCTTCGAGCGGGCGAGTGCGGCCGAGCTGAAGCCGCAGAAGATCGACGACGGCCTGGCCTTCATGTTCGAGACCCGCTGGCCGATCACCGCCACCGCACAGGCGGCCGGCGCCGATCACCTCCAGCGCGGCTACGACGACGTGTGGCAGGGTCTGCAGCGCCACTTCCGCGCCTGA
- a CDS encoding right-handed parallel beta-helix repeat-containing protein: protein MSWTRRFPAVPAALLAALLALLSLLVAAPAASAHEERPITLPDGSGSVPEYRTAEPDLIVCKTDRPAFERRISAFPDELRQRNLALYERCEKSGYRHLQEAVDAVDRPGMNIAILPGLYEEEPSLPAPTGECAALKAPQSSLGYQILSYEQQVQCRHNQNLVAILGKTNLQIEGTGASRLDVVVDAKYQKLNAIRADRSDGVYFRNFTAQRTTFNSLYVLAGDGFVIDDVLTRWNDEYGFLTFASDHGLYKNCESYGNGDSGIYPGSASNINDGRGYEVPRYSIEITGCRSHHNMVGYSGTAGDSVWVHDNEFDQNMGGASMDSAFPGHPGLPQNHAKFERNLIHDNNQDYYGFVADGTCAKPPIERGYERGVVCPQISMPPGTGIITAGGNWNLYENNWVYGHRRAGFFLSAVPAFIRGEEAWSKQTDTSHHNRYAGNVMGKDKSGAAHPNGMDVWWDGQGRANCWQDGPDGSTPGAVPQCGDRRGEVSGASARLVGEPVKLAQLLVCADYNVQARKLPSGCDWYGARGLERVETQLALAVAAVLLLVGSVLWWRRLRGSRLGTAATLAGLAGLVLDVAGSTMPLTATFVPALALLLLGLWWTGAGLVLRPTRPWLARLTLLLAGLTLLDAFDKAVLMIPWTPLSPAWVRALVAVIWVLWAVVASARPGTPARPSGPGGDPAGDRAPVPSDPAPALSAAAPEPPATQVTPTTPDPAP, encoded by the coding sequence ATGTCGTGGACCCGCAGGTTCCCTGCCGTGCCGGCGGCGCTCCTCGCCGCCCTTCTCGCCCTCCTCTCCCTCCTCGTCGCGGCGCCCGCCGCCAGCGCACACGAGGAGCGCCCGATCACCCTCCCGGACGGCTCCGGATCGGTACCCGAGTACCGCACGGCGGAGCCCGACCTGATCGTCTGCAAAACCGACCGGCCCGCCTTCGAACGCCGGATATCCGCCTTCCCCGACGAGCTCAGGCAGCGCAACCTCGCCCTGTACGAGCGGTGCGAGAAGAGCGGCTACCGGCACCTGCAGGAGGCCGTCGACGCCGTCGACCGGCCCGGGATGAACATCGCGATCCTCCCCGGCCTGTACGAGGAGGAGCCCTCGCTCCCCGCGCCGACGGGGGAGTGCGCCGCGCTCAAGGCCCCCCAGTCCTCGCTCGGGTACCAGATCCTGTCCTACGAGCAGCAGGTGCAGTGCCGGCACAACCAGAACCTCGTCGCCATCCTCGGCAAGACGAACCTGCAGATCGAGGGCACGGGCGCGTCACGGCTCGACGTCGTCGTCGACGCCAAGTACCAGAAGCTGAACGCCATCCGCGCGGACAGGTCCGACGGCGTCTACTTCCGCAACTTCACCGCCCAGCGCACCACCTTCAACTCGCTGTACGTGCTCGCGGGCGACGGCTTCGTCATCGACGACGTGCTGACCCGCTGGAACGACGAGTACGGTTTCCTGACCTTCGCCAGCGACCACGGGCTCTACAAGAACTGCGAGTCCTACGGGAACGGCGACTCCGGCATCTACCCGGGCAGCGCCTCGAACATCAACGACGGCCGCGGCTACGAGGTCCCCCGGTACTCCATCGAGATCACCGGCTGCCGCAGCCACCACAACATGGTCGGCTACTCCGGCACCGCGGGCGACTCGGTGTGGGTGCACGACAACGAGTTCGACCAGAACATGGGCGGCGCCTCGATGGACAGCGCCTTCCCCGGCCACCCCGGACTCCCTCAGAACCACGCCAAGTTCGAGCGGAACCTGATCCACGACAACAACCAGGACTACTACGGGTTCGTCGCCGACGGCACCTGCGCCAAACCGCCGATCGAACGCGGCTACGAGCGGGGCGTGGTCTGCCCGCAGATCTCCATGCCGCCGGGCACCGGCATCATCACCGCGGGCGGCAACTGGAACCTCTACGAGAACAACTGGGTGTACGGGCACCGGCGCGCGGGCTTCTTCCTCAGCGCGGTCCCCGCCTTCATCCGCGGTGAGGAGGCGTGGTCGAAGCAGACCGACACCTCCCACCACAACCGGTACGCCGGGAACGTCATGGGCAAGGACAAGTCCGGCGCCGCCCACCCCAACGGCATGGACGTGTGGTGGGACGGCCAGGGGCGCGCCAACTGCTGGCAGGACGGACCCGACGGCTCCACCCCCGGCGCGGTCCCGCAGTGCGGCGACCGCCGGGGCGAGGTCTCGGGGGCGTCCGCCCGCCTGGTCGGCGAACCGGTCAAGCTGGCCCAACTCCTCGTCTGCGCGGACTACAACGTCCAGGCGCGCAAACTCCCGTCCGGCTGCGACTGGTACGGCGCGCGCGGACTGGAGCGGGTGGAGACCCAGCTCGCGCTGGCCGTGGCCGCGGTGCTGCTGCTCGTCGGCAGCGTCCTGTGGTGGCGCCGCCTGCGCGGCTCCCGGCTGGGCACGGCCGCCACGCTGGCCGGGCTGGCGGGTCTGGTCCTGGACGTGGCGGGCTCCACCATGCCCCTGACCGCCACCTTCGTCCCGGCACTCGCCCTCCTCCTGCTCGGCCTGTGGTGGACGGGCGCCGGCCTGGTCCTGCGCCCCACCCGCCCCTGGCTGGCCCGCCTGACCCTGCTGCTGGCCGGGCTCACCCTGCTGGACGCCTTCGACAAGGCCGTCCTGATGATCCCCTGGACCCCTCTGAGCCCCGCCTGGGTACGCGCCCTGGTCGCCGTGATCTGGGTCCTGTGGGCGGTGGTGGCCTCGGCCCGCCCGGGCACCCCGGCCCGCCCGTCCGGCCCGGGCGGCGACCCTGCGGGCGACCGCGCCCCGGTCCCCTCCGACCCCGCACCGGCGCTGAGCGCGGCCGCCCCCGAGCCCCCGGCGACCCAGGTGACCCCGACGACCCCGGACCCCGCGCCGTGA
- a CDS encoding polymer-forming cytoskeletal protein has translation MRAGARSQSQDPVRVRVQGPVRVQGPVRVQGPVRVQGPVRVQGPVRVQGPVRVQGPVRVQGPVRVQGPVRVQGPVRVQGPVRVQGPVRVQGPVRVQGPVRVQGPVRVQGPVRVQGPVRVQGQTQGPVRAQDPVRAQDPVSAGLRAEASARAQL, from the coding sequence GTGCGGGCCGGGGCGCGGTCCCAGTCCCAGGACCCGGTACGGGTCCGGGTCCAGGGCCCGGTACGGGTCCAGGGCCCGGTACGGGTCCAAGGCCCGGTACGGGTCCAAGGCCCGGTACGGGTCCAAGGCCCGGTACGGGTCCAAGGCCCGGTACGGGTCCAAGGCCCGGTACGGGTCCAAGGCCCGGTACGGGTCCAAGGCCCGGTACGGGTCCAAGGCCCGGTACGGGTCCAAGGCCCGGTACGGGTCCAAGGCCCGGTACGGGTCCAAGGCCCGGTACGGGTCCAAGGCCCGGTACGGGTCCAGGGCCCGGTACGGGTCCAAGGCCCGGTACGGGTCCAGGGCCCGGTACGGGTCCAGGGCCAAACGCAGGGCCCTGTACGGGCACAGGACCCGGTACGGGCACAGGACCCGGTGTCGGCTGGGCTGCGGGCCGAGGCGTCAGCCCGGGCTCAGCTGTGA
- a CDS encoding TetR/AcrR family transcriptional regulator: MDPVPPAHSLRRTPVQQRSADRLARILDACAELLDETGYDNLSTRAVAQRAGVPIGSVYRFFGNKRAMAIALAHRNLDRYVDGIADRLADLPATHWRPVVDAVLDEYLAMKRSVPGFALVDFGVPAPPAEGPEADPNHQVADRLTELLSAHLALTPDATLERAVLVAVEATDALIQLAFRADPAGDPGIVAETRAMMHAYLARVLD; encoded by the coding sequence ATGGACCCCGTGCCTCCCGCCCACTCCCTGCGCCGAACGCCCGTCCAGCAGCGCAGCGCCGACCGGCTCGCCCGGATCCTCGACGCCTGCGCCGAGCTGCTGGACGAGACCGGGTACGACAACCTCAGCACCCGCGCCGTGGCCCAGCGTGCCGGCGTGCCGATCGGTTCCGTCTACCGTTTCTTCGGCAACAAGCGGGCCATGGCCATCGCCCTCGCCCACCGCAACCTGGACCGCTATGTCGACGGCATCGCGGACCGGCTCGCCGACCTCCCGGCCACCCACTGGCGGCCCGTCGTGGACGCGGTACTGGACGAGTACCTGGCCATGAAGCGCAGCGTTCCCGGCTTCGCGCTCGTCGACTTCGGCGTGCCCGCGCCTCCGGCCGAGGGGCCTGAGGCGGATCCCAACCATCAGGTCGCCGACCGGCTGACGGAGCTGCTCTCCGCCCATCTCGCCCTGACCCCGGACGCCACCCTGGAGCGGGCCGTCCTCGTCGCGGTCGAGGCCACCGACGCGCTGATACAACTCGCCTTCCGGGCCGACCCGGCCGGGGATCCCGGCATCGTCGCCGAGACCCGGGCGATGATGCACGCGTACCTGGCCCGCGTGCTGGACTGA
- a CDS encoding molybdopterin oxidoreductase family protein, with product MSRTALRICPLCEATCGLTLTLANGAVTGARGDREDVFSRGFICPKGAAFGALDSDPDRLRGPLVRRDGRLREATWEEAFEAIAAAVPALVQEYGAQSAGVVLGNPNVHTMAGALYPPLLLKSLGTRNLFTASTLDQMPKHVSSGLLFGDPFAIPVPDLDRTDFLLLLGANPVESNGSLCTAPDFPGRLKALRARGGTLVVVDPRRTRTAALADRHLAPRPGSDALLLAALAHTLIEEKLTAPGALEEHCDGIGELGAALGSFTPEAVAPACDLTAAEIRTLARELAAAPTAAVYARIGSCTVEFGTLASWLVDVLNILTGNLDRPGGALFPLSATAPAGRPPGPGKGFALGRWSSRVAGHPEVKGELPMAALAEEIETPGDGRIRVLLAIAANPVLSAPDGDRLDRALAGLDFMVSVDPYLNETSRHAHVVLPPPPPSQSAHFDFAFNGFAVRNQARYSPAALPPADGRMDECEIHARLILAVSGLHGAPPEAVDERVIADSLARAVTDPHSPLHGGDPQELSRRLTGRTGPERRLDLMLRTGPYGLTLDDLRQAPHGIDLGPLQPRLPGVLKTRSGRIELLPDQIAAELPRLRAALADRPAALVLVGRRHLRSNNSWLHNVPALTGGSNRCTLQVHPQDADRLGLVDGGQARITADGGSLEVPVEVTDAIRSGVVSLPHGWGHDRAGSRLSVAAATPGANVNQLLDGTRMDRLSGTAVLNGFPVELTPLP from the coding sequence ATGTCCCGCACAGCCCTGCGTATCTGCCCGCTCTGCGAAGCCACCTGCGGTCTCACCCTGACCCTCGCGAACGGGGCGGTCACCGGAGCCCGCGGCGACCGCGAGGACGTCTTCAGCCGCGGCTTCATCTGCCCCAAGGGGGCTGCGTTCGGAGCGCTCGACTCCGACCCCGACCGGTTGCGGGGTCCCCTCGTCCGCCGCGACGGCCGGTTGCGGGAGGCCACCTGGGAGGAGGCCTTCGAGGCCATCGCGGCCGCCGTCCCCGCCCTGGTCCAGGAGTACGGGGCCCAGTCGGCCGGGGTCGTACTCGGCAACCCGAACGTCCACACCATGGCCGGCGCCCTCTACCCGCCCCTGCTCCTCAAGAGCCTCGGCACCCGCAACCTGTTCACCGCCAGCACCCTCGACCAGATGCCCAAGCACGTGTCCAGCGGGCTGCTCTTCGGCGACCCCTTCGCCATCCCGGTCCCCGACCTCGACCGGACCGACTTCCTCCTGCTCCTGGGCGCGAACCCGGTCGAGTCCAACGGCTCCCTGTGCACCGCCCCCGACTTCCCGGGCCGGCTCAAGGCCCTGCGCGCCCGCGGCGGCACCCTGGTCGTCGTCGACCCGCGCCGTACGCGCACCGCCGCACTCGCCGACCGCCACCTCGCGCCGCGCCCGGGCAGCGACGCGCTGCTGCTCGCCGCCCTCGCGCACACCCTGATCGAGGAGAAGCTCACCGCCCCCGGAGCGCTGGAGGAACACTGCGACGGCATCGGGGAACTCGGCGCAGCGCTCGGGAGTTTCACTCCTGAGGCCGTCGCACCCGCATGCGACCTCACCGCTGCCGAGATCCGCACCCTCGCCCGCGAGCTCGCGGCCGCGCCCACCGCCGCCGTCTACGCCCGGATCGGCAGCTGCACCGTCGAGTTCGGCACGCTCGCGAGCTGGCTGGTCGACGTCCTGAACATCCTCACCGGCAACCTCGACCGGCCGGGCGGAGCCCTCTTCCCGCTGTCCGCGACGGCCCCCGCCGGCCGCCCCCCGGGACCGGGCAAGGGATTCGCCCTCGGCCGCTGGTCGAGCCGGGTCGCCGGCCATCCCGAGGTCAAGGGCGAGCTGCCCATGGCCGCCCTCGCGGAGGAGATCGAGACCCCGGGTGACGGGCGGATCCGGGTCCTGCTGGCCATCGCCGCCAACCCGGTCCTGTCCGCACCCGACGGCGACCGGCTGGACCGGGCGCTGGCCGGGCTGGACTTCATGGTCTCGGTCGACCCCTACCTGAACGAGACCTCGCGCCACGCCCACGTCGTCCTGCCACCGCCGCCGCCCTCGCAGAGTGCGCACTTCGACTTCGCGTTCAACGGGTTCGCCGTGCGCAACCAGGCCCGCTATTCGCCCGCCGCTCTCCCGCCGGCGGACGGGCGCATGGACGAGTGCGAGATCCACGCGCGCCTGATCCTCGCGGTCTCCGGACTGCACGGAGCGCCGCCGGAGGCCGTCGACGAGCGCGTCATCGCCGACAGCCTGGCCCGGGCCGTCACCGATCCCCACTCACCGCTCCACGGCGGCGACCCGCAGGAGCTGTCCCGGCGGCTGACCGGCCGCACCGGGCCCGAGCGGCGCCTCGACCTGATGCTGCGCACCGGCCCGTACGGCCTGACGCTCGACGATCTGCGGCAGGCGCCGCACGGCATCGACCTCGGCCCGCTGCAGCCCCGGCTCCCGGGCGTGCTGAAGACCCGCAGCGGCAGGATCGAGCTGCTCCCGGACCAGATCGCGGCCGAGCTCCCCAGGCTGCGTGCGGCGCTCGCCGACCGCCCCGCCGCCCTGGTGCTCGTGGGCCGCCGCCATCTGCGGTCCAACAACAGCTGGTTGCACAACGTCCCTGCCCTCACCGGAGGTTCCAACCGCTGCACCCTTCAGGTCCATCCGCAGGACGCGGACCGGCTCGGCCTCGTCGACGGAGGGCAGGCCAGGATCACCGCCGACGGCGGGAGCCTGGAGGTGCCCGTCGAGGTCACCGACGCCATCCGCAGCGGCGTGGTGAGCCTTCCGCACGGCTGGGGTCACGACCGGGCCGGCTCGCGGCTGTCGGTGGCCGCCGCGACGCCCGGCGCGAACGTCAACCAGCTGCTCGACGGCACCCGCATGGACCGGCTGTCCGGCACGGCGGTGCTCAACGGCTTCCCCGTCGAACTCACACCACTGCCCTGA
- a CDS encoding CitMHS family transporter, with translation MLTFLGFAMIATFLVLIMMKKMSPIAALVLIPALFCVFAGKGAHLGDYVIEGVGKLAPTAAMLMFAIVYFGVMIDVGLFDPIVRGILRFCKADPMRVVVGTAVLAAIVSLDGDGSTTFMITVSAMYPLYKRLGLSLVVMTGVAATANGVMNTLPWGGPTARAATALKLDAADIFVPMIPALAVGLLFVFVLAYVLGVKERRRVGTLVLPGQAAPVAAEAELVPAAPGTSAAAVEAVAAVAGTTSTSVEGSAGATASAGSKASAAGPAAGAPHGTGSAPAPEDGFQGLDPDRPTLRPRLYWFNAGLTVALLTAMIMELLPIPVLFLLGAALALTVNFPHMPDQKARIAAHADNVLNVAGMVFAAAVFTGVLTGTGMVKHMADWLVGAIPEGMGPHMALVTGLLSLPLTYFMSNDGFYFGVLPVLAEAGAAHGVSPLEIARASLVGQALHMSSPLVPAVYVLVGMAKVEFGDHTRFTVKWAALTSLVVLAAGMLFGII, from the coding sequence ATGCTGACCTTCCTCGGCTTCGCCATGATCGCGACATTCCTGGTCCTGATCATGATGAAGAAAATGTCGCCCATCGCGGCGCTCGTCCTCATCCCCGCACTCTTCTGCGTGTTCGCAGGGAAGGGTGCGCACCTCGGCGACTACGTCATCGAAGGCGTCGGCAAGCTCGCCCCGACCGCCGCCATGCTGATGTTCGCCATCGTCTACTTCGGCGTGATGATCGACGTCGGCCTGTTCGACCCGATCGTCCGCGGCATCCTGCGCTTCTGCAAGGCGGACCCGATGCGGGTGGTGGTCGGCACCGCCGTCCTCGCCGCGATCGTGTCGCTCGACGGCGACGGATCGACCACCTTCATGATCACGGTCTCGGCCATGTACCCCCTCTACAAGCGGCTCGGCCTGAGCCTGGTGGTGATGACGGGCGTCGCGGCCACGGCCAACGGCGTCATGAACACCCTGCCCTGGGGCGGTCCGACCGCGCGCGCCGCCACCGCACTCAAGCTCGACGCCGCCGACATCTTCGTCCCGATGATCCCGGCGCTCGCGGTGGGCCTGCTGTTCGTGTTCGTCCTGGCGTACGTCCTCGGGGTGAAGGAGCGCCGACGGGTCGGCACGCTGGTGCTGCCCGGTCAGGCGGCGCCGGTGGCCGCCGAGGCGGAGCTGGTCCCGGCCGCGCCCGGCACGTCCGCTGCGGCCGTCGAGGCTGTCGCTGCCGTCGCCGGGACGACGTCCACGTCCGTCGAGGGGTCCGCCGGAGCCACCGCTTCCGCGGGTTCCAAGGCCTCCGCCGCAGGTCCGGCCGCCGGCGCCCCGCACGGGACCGGTTCCGCCCCCGCTCCCGAGGACGGTTTCCAGGGCCTGGACCCCGACCGCCCCACCCTGCGGCCCCGTCTCTACTGGTTCAACGCCGGCCTCACCGTGGCCCTTCTCACCGCCATGATCATGGAGCTGCTGCCCATCCCGGTGCTGTTCCTGCTCGGCGCCGCCCTCGCCCTCACCGTCAACTTCCCGCACATGCCCGACCAGAAGGCCCGGATCGCCGCCCACGCCGACAACGTCCTGAACGTCGCCGGCATGGTCTTCGCCGCGGCCGTCTTCACCGGAGTCCTCACCGGCACCGGCATGGTCAAGCACATGGCCGACTGGCTCGTCGGCGCCATCCCCGAGGGCATGGGCCCGCACATGGCACTGGTCACCGGCCTGCTCAGCCTGCCGCTCACCTACTTCATGTCCAACGACGGCTTCTACTTCGGCGTCCTGCCCGTGCTGGCCGAGGCCGGCGCCGCCCATGGGGTCTCCCCGCTCGAGATCGCCCGTGCCTCGCTCGTCGGCCAGGCCCTGCACATGTCGAGCCCACTGGTTCCGGCCGTCTACGTCCTCGTCGGCATGGCCAAGGTCGAGTTCGGCGACCACACCCGATTCACCGTGAAATGGGCGGCTCTGACCTCGCTCGTGGTCCTCGCGGCGGGGATGCTTTTCGGCATCATCTGA
- a CDS encoding aldehyde dehydrogenase family protein: MKAHDGMYIGGAWRPAAGSDLIEVVNPADGQVIAQVPAGTEEDVDAAVRAARAALPGWAATAPAERAAMIGALRDALLAHTGELTETITAELGSPLGFSKAVHVGAPIAVAASYAELASSYAFEERVGNSTVLLEPIGVVAAITPWNYPLHQVVAKVAPALAAGCTLVLKPAEDTPLTAQLFAEAVHEAGIPAGVFNLVTGTGPVAGQALAAHEGVDLVSFTGSTAVGKQIGATAGAAVKRVALELGGKSANVILPGADLVKAVAAGVGHVMNNSGQSCNALTRMLVHRDHYEEAVSLAAAAVADYPTGDPREAGVRVGPVVNAKQHERVRGFITKGLEEGARLVAGGPDAPLEQGYFVAPTVFADVTPDMTIAQEEIFGPVLSILRYEDEEEALSIANGTVYGLGGAVWAADDATAVAFARRMDTGQVDINGGRFNVLAPFGGYKQSGVGRELGAHGLAEYLQTKSLQF; encoded by the coding sequence ATGAAGGCCCACGACGGGATGTACATCGGCGGCGCGTGGCGGCCCGCCGCCGGCAGCGATCTGATAGAGGTCGTGAACCCGGCCGACGGCCAGGTCATCGCCCAGGTCCCGGCCGGCACCGAAGAGGACGTGGACGCGGCCGTACGCGCGGCCCGCGCGGCCCTCCCCGGCTGGGCGGCCACGGCCCCGGCCGAGCGGGCCGCCATGATCGGCGCGCTCCGCGACGCACTGCTGGCCCACACGGGCGAGCTGACCGAGACCATCACCGCCGAGCTCGGGTCCCCGCTCGGTTTCTCGAAGGCGGTCCACGTCGGAGCGCCGATCGCCGTGGCCGCCTCCTACGCCGAACTCGCCTCCTCGTACGCCTTCGAGGAGCGGGTCGGGAACTCCACCGTGCTGCTGGAGCCGATCGGGGTGGTCGCGGCCATCACGCCCTGGAACTATCCGCTGCACCAGGTCGTTGCAAAGGTGGCGCCCGCTCTCGCCGCCGGCTGCACCCTCGTCCTCAAGCCGGCCGAGGACACCCCGCTGACCGCACAGCTCTTCGCCGAAGCCGTGCACGAGGCGGGCATCCCGGCCGGAGTCTTCAACCTGGTGACCGGTACCGGTCCGGTCGCCGGCCAGGCCCTCGCCGCGCACGAGGGAGTCGACCTCGTCTCCTTCACCGGCTCGACCGCGGTCGGCAAGCAGATCGGCGCCACGGCCGGCGCCGCCGTCAAGCGGGTCGCGCTCGAACTGGGCGGCAAATCGGCCAATGTCATCCTGCCCGGGGCCGACCTGGTCAAGGCCGTCGCGGCAGGCGTCGGGCACGTCATGAACAACAGCGGCCAGAGCTGCAACGCGCTGACCCGCATGCTCGTCCACCGGGACCACTACGAGGAGGCCGTCTCGCTCGCGGCCGCCGCCGTCGCCGACTACCCCACCGGCGACCCCCGCGAGGCCGGTGTCCGCGTCGGCCCGGTCGTCAACGCCAAGCAGCACGAGCGCGTCCGCGGCTTCATCACCAAGGGCCTGGAGGAAGGCGCGCGCCTCGTCGCCGGCGGGCCCGACGCACCGCTGGAGCAGGGGTACTTCGTGGCGCCGACGGTGTTCGCCGACGTCACGCCCGACATGACCATCGCGCAGGAGGAGATCTTCGGCCCGGTGCTGTCGATCCTCCGCTACGAGGACGAGGAGGAGGCTCTCAGCATCGCCAACGGCACCGTCTACGGCTTGGGCGGCGCCGTCTGGGCCGCCGACGACGCGACGGCCGTGGCCTTCGCGCGCCGGATGGACACCGGGCAGGTGGACATCAACGGCGGCCGCTTCAACGTGCTCGCGCCCTTCGGCGGCTACAAGCAGTCGGGCGTCGGCCGCGAGCTGGGCGCGCACGGTCTGGCGGAGTACCTCCAGACCAAGTCCCTGCAGTTCTGA